In Beijerinckiaceae bacterium, the sequence ATCCCTGGATTTTGTCGGGGTCGACGGCTCTTCTGTCGAACCTCGTCAGCAATGTGCCAGCGGTTTTGATTCTCAAGCCATTCGTCGTGGACCTCCCGGATCCGGACAAAGCCTGGCAGATTGTCGCGATGAGTTCGACATTTGCCGGCAACCTCACCTTGATCGGCTCGGTCGCAAATCTGATTGTCGCCGAGCGGGCCAAGCAAGCTGGAATAACGCTTTCCTTTCTTGCGTATGGGCGGATCGGCCTACCATTAACCTTGGCGAGCCTCGGGTTTGGAACCTGGTGGCTCGCGTGACGAGATCACGACGAAATGATTGTTTCCGAGCCCCGGCCGCTTCTCGCATAAGTGGAACCGGCCCAAAGATCAGCTTTAGCCCTTAATTTCTGGTGGCGTTGGCGGTTGAACCCTGGCCGGAGGGCTCGCTTTCCGTCCGCCGCTGCGCTATTTTTGGATTTCAGCCGGCTCCGGCGTCGCAAAGGGGCTTTTCATGGCCACCGGATCTACGAGCGCCCGCGGGAAACCCGCGCCGCGCAAATCGCAAAACGCGCCCGCGAACGGTGCCTCTTTCAGCAAGGAAGAGGAACTGAGCGCCTATCGCAATATGCTGCTCATCCGCCGCTTCGAGGAAAAGGCCGGGCAGATGTATGGCATGGGGCTGATTGGCGGTTTCTGCCATCTCTATATAGGCCAGGAAGCCGTGGTCACCGGAGTGAAGATGGCGGCGGCCAATGGCGATCAGACGATCACCAGCTATCGTGATCACGGCCATATGCTCGCCTGCGGCATGGACCCCAAGGCCGTCATGGCGGAATTGACCGGGCGGGCGAGTGGCGCCTCGAAGGGCAAAGGCGGTTCCATGCACATGTTTTCCAAGGCCGAGAATTTTTATGGCGGCCACGGCATCGTCGGTGCGCAGGTGCCTTTGGGGAGCGGTCTTGCCTTCGCCAATCGCTATCGCGGCAACAAGAACATTTGCTTCACTTATTTCGGGGACGGCGCGGCGAATCAGGGCCAAGTCTATGAGAGCTTCAACATGGCCGAACTCTGGAAACTGCCGGTCGTCTATATTATCGAGAATAATCTTTATGCCATGGGCACCTCGGTTGCGCGGTCTTCCGCCCAGCCCAATTTCTCCAAGCGCGGCCAGTCCTTCAATATTCCCGGCGAACAGGTGGACGGCATGGATGTACGCGCGGTTAAAGCCGCCGCCACCCGCGCCGCCGAATGGTGTCGAGCCGGCAACGGTCCGATCATCCTCGATATGCAAACCTATCGCTATCGCGGGCATTCCATGTCGGATCCGGCGAAATATCGGTCGAAGGACGAGGTACAGAAGATGCGCACGGAGCATGATCCGATCGAGCAGGTCCGCGCGCGCTTGCTGGCCAATCAGCAGGCGAGCGAAGACGATCTGAAAAAGATCGATGCGGAGGTCCGCGCGATCGTTGCCGAGGCTGCGGATTTCGCCTCGCATGAACCGGAGCCGGATCCGGCCGAGCTGTGGACCGACGTCTCGAAATGAGCGGGCAGAACTAAACGGCAAGTCAGTTCGACTGAGGACAATCAATGGCGACCAACATTCTCATGCCCGCGCTTTCGCCGACGATGGAGCAAGGTAAGCTCTCGAAATGGCTGAAAAAAGAGGGTGACTCGGTCCGCTCGGGCGATGTCCTCGCCGAGATTGAAACGGACAAGGCGACGATGGAGGTGGAAGCCATCGACGATGGCACGCTTTCCAAGATTCTGGTTCCGGGCGGAACCGACAATGTCGCGGTCAACACCCCGATCGCCGTCATTACGGGGGAGGGGGAGGACGCCGCGACAGCCCCGCCCGCAGCGGCCTCGCCCAAAACCCAGCCGCATGAATCCGGTGACGACCAAAAGCCTGCCGTTCGCGGCAACGGGCCAGATCGCGCCAGCAAGAGTGATGGCGAAGCGGGGGAAACGCCGAAGGTTTCAGCAAAGCCGTTAGCCAATGCGCCCGTTGCGCCGAAACCTTCACTCGACGTATCGGCTGAGGAAATTCCTGCCGGCACCGAGATGGTAATGCTTACCGTGCGCGAGGCCTTGCGCGATGCCATGGCGGAGGAAATGCGCCGCGATGACCGCGTTTTCATTATCGGCGAAGAGGTTGCGGAGTACCAGGGTGCCTACAAGGTCACGCAAGGATTGTTACAGGAATTTGGCGAAAGACGCGTGGTCGATACGCCGATTACCGAGCATGGTTTTACTGGCCTTGGCATCGGCGCGGCCTTGGCCGGCTTGCGCCCGATCGTCGAGTTCATGACCTTTAATTTCGCCATGCAGGCGATGGATCAGATCATCAATTCCGCCGCCAAGACCCATTATATGTCGGGCGGCCAGATGGAAATTCCGATTGTGTTTCGTGGTCCGAATGGGGCAGCCGCGCGGGTGGCCGCGCAACACAGCCAGGATTATGCCGCCTGGTTCTCTCATATTCCAGGGTTGAAGGTCGTCATGCCCTACACGGCGGCGGACGCCAAGGGGCTTTTGAAAAGCGCCATCCGGGATCCGAACCCGGTGATTTTCCTCGAGAACGAAATTCTATATGGGCATACGTTCGAGGTGCCCAAGCTCGACGATTTCCTGGTGCCCATCGGCAAGGCACGCATCGCGCGCGCGGGCAAGGACGTCACCATCGTCTCCTTCGGCATGGGCATGGTTTACGCCATGAAAGCTGCAGCCGAGCTTGAACAGCAAGGGATCGACGCGGAAGTCATTGACCTTCGCACCCTCCGGCCTATGGACAGCGCGGCGATTATCGAATCCGTGAAAAAAACCGGGCGTTGCGTGAGCGTTGAGGAGGGCTGGCCGCAAAGCGGTGTGGGCGCCGAGATCATCGCCAAGATCATGGAACAAGCCTTCGATTATCTCGATGCTCCGGTGGTTCGGATTTGCGGCAAGGATGTTCCGATGCCCTACGCGGCGAATTTGGAAAAACTGGCTCTGCCGAATGTCGGTGAGGTTGTCGCGGCGGCGAAAGCGGTTTGTTACCGCTGACGCCCAAATAGAGGTGATCCCTTTTCATGCCGATCGACATTCTGATGCCAGCCCTTTCGCCGACGATGGAAAAAGGCAACCTCAGCCGCTGGCTCAAAAAAGAGGGCGATAAGATCAGTCCCGGCGACGTGATCGCCGAGATCGAGACTGACAAGGCGACGATGGAAGTCGAAGCGATCGATGAAGGCGTGCTCGCCAAAATCGTAGTCCCGGAAGGAACCGCCGATGTGCCGGTCAACGATGTGATCGGCTTGATCGCGGGCGAGGGAGAAGACGCCAAGACCGTCGCATCAACAAAAAGAGAGCGGCAGTCCGCGCCAACGACCACGACCACGCCGAGTCCGCAACAAATTGAATCCGCAGGGCAAGCCGTTGCTCGCCAAGAGCCGTCGTTGCCGGCGCCTCTCCCATCAGCGCCATCGGCTATTCCGACCATGGTCAATGGTCAGCCCGGACCCCGCATGTTCGCTACGCCGCTTGCGCGCCGGATCGCCAAAGACTCTGGCCTCGACCTTGCCTTGGTCAAGGGTTCGGGGCCGCATGGTCGGATCATCGAGCGCGACGTGAAAGCAGCCCTTGCTCAAGCGCCGGCCGCCCTCCGAGCTCCAGAACCGGCAATTGTTCCGCAGCAAGTGCCGGCTCTCTCGGACGACCTCATCAGAAAGAATTTCATCGCCGGCTCTTTTGAGGAAGTGCCGCATGATCAGATGCGCAAGATCATTGCGCAGAGGCTGATTGAAGCCAGCCGCACGATCCCGCATTTCTATCTTTCCGCCGATTGCGAACTCGATGCTTTGATGAGTCTACGCGCAGCCATCAACGCGGCGGCGCTCAAGGACAAGGATGGCACGCCCGCTTACAAAATCTCGGTCAATGATTTCATCGTCAAGGCCCTGGCGTTGGCGCTGATCCGCATTCCCGACGCCAATGTGACTTGGACCGAGACGGCGATGCTGAAGCACAAGCACGCCGATGTCGGTGTCGCGGTGGCCATCCCCGGCGGGCTCATCACGCCGATTGTCCGCGCGGCCGAGACCAAAAGTCTGTCGGCGATTTCAAGTGAAATGAAGGATTATTCGGCCCGTGCGCATGCGCGCAAATTGAAGCCAGAGGAATATCAGGGGGGCGCCTCCGCAGTCTCCAATCTCGGCATGTTCGGCATCAAGAATTTTTCCGCCATCATCAATCCGCCGCAAGCGACGATCCTTGCTGTCGGCGCCGCCGAGCAGCGGGTGATCGTGAAGGATGGCGCCCCGGCGGTTGTCACGCTCATGAGCGTGACGCTGTCCTGCGATCATCGGGCGGTAGATGGCGCACTTGGTGCGCGGCTTCTGGCCGCATTCAAACACATGATCGAAAATCCGGCGGGGATGCTGGTGTGATGACCCTTCCAAGCCCTTTGACGCCATCGGCAGGAAATCAGCGGGGCAATCCCCATGGCTGACCCCTATGACGTCCTGATCATTGGCGGCGGTCCGGGCGGCTATGTCGCGGCGATCCGTGCGGGCCAGCTCGGCTTCAGGACTGCCGTCGTCGAACGTGAACATTTGGGAGGCATCTGCCTGAACTGGGGCTGTATTCCGACCAAGGCCTTGTTGCGCTCTGCAGAGATTTTTCAATATCTTAATCATGCGAAAGACTTTGGCCTCACAATCGAGGGCAAGATCGGCTTCGACCCTGCCGCGGTCGTGAAGCGATCGAGAGCCGTCTCGGCGCAATTGAACAGCGGCGTCGGTTATCTCCTTAAGAAGAACAAGGTCGATGTGATTTGGGGCGAAGCGGTGATTACGAAGCCCGGCGAGGTCCTGGTCGAAGTCTCCAAAAAGCCCGCGATGCAACCGCCGAATCCGGTTCCCAAGGGCGTTCTGGGGCCCGGCACCTATTCCGCCAAGCACATCATTGTTGCGACCGGCGCGAGGCCGCGCGTCATCCCTGGCATAGAGCCGGACGGAAAACTCATCTGGACCTATTTCGAGGCCATGGTGCCGGAGAAGTTTCCAAAAACCCTGATCGTGATGGGGTCCGGCGCGATCGGGATCGAATTTGCGTCCTTCTACCGCAGCATGGGCACGGAAGTGACCGTCGTCGAAATTCTGCCTCAGATTCTTCCCGCCGAGGATGTGGAGATCGCGGCACACGCCCGCAAGCGTTTTGAAAAACAGGGCATCAAAATCCTGACATCGACCAAAGCGACGAAGATCGACAAAAAGACGGACAGTGTGACCGCCACCATCGAGGACGCAAAGGGCGGGACGCGGACATTGGAAGCCGAACGCTTGATTTCCGCGGTGGGCGTCACGGGAAATGTCGAGAATCTCCGGCTCGAAAAGCTCGGGGTGAAAATGGAGCGCGGAACCATCGCGGTGGACGACATGGGGCGCAGCAATGTGGCGAGGCTTTACGCCATAGGAGATGTCGCCGGGCCGCCCATGCTGGCGCACAAGGCCGAGCACGAAGGCGTGATCTGCGTCGAGGCGATCAAAGGCCTGGCGCCGCACGCCATTGACAAGAACATGATCCCGGGCTGCACCTATTGCACGCCGCAGATCGCTTCGGTGGGCCTCAGTGAATCGAAGGCTAAAGAGGCGGGGTACGACGTTCGGATCGGCCGGTTTCCCTTTATCGGAAGTGGCAAGGCGATCGCGCTTGGCGAACCCGACGGGCTCGTCAAAACTATTTTCGATGCGAAAAGCGGAAAGCTTCTCGGTGCCCATATGGTTGGGGCCGAGGTTACGGAGCTGATCCAGGGCTTTGTCGTCGCCATGAATTGCGAGACGACCGAGGCCGAACTCATCAATTCGATTTTCCCGCATCCGACACTATCGGAAACGATGCATGAAAGCGTCCTTGATGCTTATGGGCGGGCCATCCATATCTAAGCTTGCTCTAGCTGCCTGGAGCTAAAAAGTTAGGTCGTCAAATGTCCGATACAGCCGATCTGCTGGACACGCATGGCGCGCCTGAGGCGGGGCCGCGTCATCCTGAAAAGGCGCATCGTCCCGACCAGCCCGTGGCGCGCAAGCCAGATTGGATCAGGGTCAAGGCGCCGGGCTCGGTCCGATGGTCGGAAACCCAAAAGATCGTCAAGGAGCATCGGCTTGTCACCGTTTGCGAGGAGGCGAGCTGTCCAAACATCGGCGAATGCTGGGAGAAAAAACACGCAACCTTCATGATCATGGGGGACACCTGCACCCGCGCTTGCGCGTTCTGCAATGTCAAAACGGGCCTTCCCGGCGCCCTTGACCGAAACGAGCCCGCCCGTATCGCCGATGCGGTCGCAAAACTCGGGCTCGCCCATGTCGTGATCACCTCGGTCGATCGGGACGATCTCGCCGACGGGGGGGCGCAACATTTCGCCGAGGTCATCAAGGCGATCCACGCGACCAGCGGCAAGACCACGATCGAGGTCTTGACCCCGGATTTTTTGCGCAAAACCGAAGCACTCGAAATCGTTGTTGCGGCGAAACCGGACGTCTTCAACCATAACCTTGAAACAGTCGCCTCGAAATATCTCGAAGTGCGCCCCGGAGCGCGGTATTTTCACTCGATCCGGCTCCTCCAGCGGGTCAAGGAGATCGATCCCGAAATCTTCACCAAATCCGGAATGATGCTTGGGCTTGGCGAGGAACGCCATGAAGTCCTTCAGCTGATGGACGATCTGCGCACCGCTGATGTGGATTTCCTCACTATGGGCCAATATTTGCAGCCCACCCGGAAACATCATGCCGTCGCGCGGTTTGTGACGCCGGCAGAATTTGACGCCTATGCCGAGGTCGCGCGTGCGAAGGGCTTTCTGTTAGTGTCCGCATCGCCCTTGACCCGCTCCTCGCATCACGCGGGGGAGGACTTCATCAAATTGAAAGCGCAGCGCTTGGGCCTTGCGGGAGTGGCTCCGAGCCGCTAGAGCAGTCTCGTTTTCCTAGCATGCCCCTTGGGCCGATCGCCCCGGAGCCTTGGCATGTCCTGTAAACCGATGTTGTGACGGCGGATGCCATCCTTTCAAACCACCCATCGGGTCCGCCATAGCGCGTCCGAAATGTTCGATCTGGTCGCCGACATCGAATCCTATCCGGAGTTCGTACCCCTATGTGTCGCCTTGCGGGTACGCCGGCGGAAGGAAGAGGAGGGGATCCTCACCTTGGTCGCCGATATGGAGGTTGGCTACAAAGCCATTCACGAGACCTTCACAAGCCGGGTCACCTGCGAGCGTTCCAAGCTGGCGATTCTGGTCGAATATATCGACGGGCCCTTTAAACATTTGGAAAACAACTGGACCTTTCGGGATCAAGGCGAAGGTCGCGCGTGCCTCATCGAATTCAGGATCAATTACGAATTCAGGAACCGCGCGCTCGGGCTCCTCATGGGCGGAATGTTCGATGCGGCATTTCACAAATTCGCCGAAGCTTTCGAGCGGCGCGCCGATCGCGTGTATGGAAAGTCCCGATAGGTTCGCTCAGCCGGAGGCGTCGAATAACAGTTCGATCGCGGCGGCAAGCGCGGCGGAGCGCACTCCATCTCGGCCAAGGTTGCCGAAGCGCCTCTCCGCGGTGATAATGACGCCGCTTTTGCGTGCGAGACCGAAATGAACGAGGCCGATCGGTTTTTCAGCTGAGCCGCCGCCGGGTCCCGCGACTCCCGTGATCGACAACGCTATGTCGGCCCGCGCATGGGAAAGAGTGCCTTCGGCCATGGCTTTTGCGACCTCCGGACTGACGGCGCCAAATTGTTCTATCAGTGCCGGTGGCACACCCAGACATTCTACTTTCGCGGCATTCGAGTAAGTGACGAAGCCTCGCTCAAAAACCAGGGACGAGCCGGGGATGGCAGTTATCAGAGCCGCGACGAGTCCGCCCGTGCAGGATTCCGCCGTAGCCAGGGTCTGCTCCTTTGCGTGGCATTGCGCGAGGAGTGCCGCTGTGCGGCTGAGGAGCGCCTCAGAAAACATTCAACCCCCGCTGGCGAAACCGCCTGCATCAAGTGGCAAAGTTTGGACGGCTCAGTCTATGTTGCATGAGCCGCCGTCGAATGTAACACAAATGAGGCATGAGGCGTTGCGGTCTTCAGTCATGGGGTTTTTTCAAAGCCGGATTTGTAAAGGGCGGGGGAGCTTGCACCGTCTTCCGATATGCCTGCCTTTGCTTTGCTTGTTTCCTGTGAACATCGCTTGGGCGGCCCCGGTCATTTACAACCAGCCCTTCTCTGCGAAAGCGGGAGACATCGTGAATTTGCTGGGAAGCGGATTTGGGACTGCGCCCAAAATCATTTTCAAGCCTGCGCATCGTCCCGCTGCAATCCCGGTAAGAATTATCCGGGCGGACGAGAATCTCATCGCCTTTGAAGTGCCGAAAAGCCAACCGTTCGACATATATGCGATTTCGGTCTCCGACGGTAAGACGACAAGTGTCCCAGTTTCCATCAACACACCTTGCGCGACGCATTTTGATACGCCTGAAATTGGAAGCAAAAACCGTTTCCGCATTTTTGGGCATAATTTGCATGTGCCGGCAGCCGCGCCGACAGTGGCGTTCATAGATCCAAAAACAAATGCGAGCCTGTCGGCAATTGTCGATGTCGCCGCGAGCGATGCCTACAGTCTGGCCGTTGTGGCGCCAGAAAATATTGTGCCTGGCGCTTCTTATCGGCTTGTGGTTTCGAACGGACTCGCATCATCGCCGGTCGAAAAAACGCTCTTGGGACGTCCGCCGGCAGGAGAGGATCATTTTAAGCTCGGCGTGCCCTGGGGGGCGGATTTTATTTACTGGGATGGTCCAGCCTACCAGGCCGGAGCGACGAGAAACAGCCAGGCCGACCATCACCTGTTCGACGTCACCAGTGATCCCGCTTTAAAGCGCCATGCGCTGGGCGATGGCATTGCGGACGACCGGCCAGCCATTCAAGCCGCCATCGACCTCGCTGCTGCCCATGGCGGCGTCGTCTATTTGCCGGCGGGGCGCTATCGGCTCGCGTCGCTGACCAATACCAATGGGCTCACCCTGAAATCGAATGTGGTTCTTCAGGGACATAGCGCCAGCGACACGACCATTCTTTATGGTCCATCCGAACCGCAAGCTGCAGGATATTCATTCAAAGGGATTGAATGGCCCGCGAACACGAAAAACTCCGGGATTGCGGATCTTTCGCTCCAGAACATCGACAACACAAGCCAGAAAGTGAGCAATGCGGTAGCCAAAAGCCCGTCCCAGAATCTATTCATCGCGCGGGTGAATTGGGATCTCGGCAGCGGAATTTTTATTCTCATGCAAGGGGTCGACAAGCTCGTCGTAACCGACTCGACGTTCCGCCAATCCGCCAACAGCCAATTTCCAAATATTGATTTTCGCGGCAACAGCGGTGTCGGGCCGATCTATCTGTGGAATGTAAGCAATGCGATTTTTCGAAATAACAAGATTTCCTGGGCCTCGGGCCAAAATTCATTCAAGGACGTCGACAGTGCCGTAATCGAAGGCAATCATTTCACGCGCAATGCATCCGACCAGATCGTGGCTGGCTCTGAGAATCTTTCCTGGGCGCAGGGCGATCAAAAAATTGCCGTGGGAGACGTCATTCAACGCAGCGAGGGGCGCCAGCTCTCTTTGAATTTCGCCAAGAATGTTGCCGTTCAAAACAATGTTTTCGATGTCTCGGACGGGGTCTTGAAGCATAATTGGTATGACGGCGAGACGCTTTTGAGTGAAGGCGGAGGAGCCTCGCACAAGCACGATGTAGGCACGGCAACGGCAGCCGGCGATTTGACCATTACCGACGATTCCAAATGCGCGGGTGCATGCACGTGGGGCTATTCCGCTAACTCAATGATTGCGATTGTGAGCGGCAAGGGCTGGGGCCAATGGCGCCGGATCGTTGCGCAAAGCGGCAATAGTTTTACGGTCGATAGGTCCTGGGACGTCGTTCCGGAGGCGGGCGACCATTTCTCGATTTTCGAGCCGTCGTATGAGAATGTTTTGATCCGCAACAATCTGATGCAGGATAATCCCGCCGGAATCTTATTATACCACGCCGCCTTCCTAAATGTTTCCATCATCGCCAATACCTTGATGGACAATGGTGGTATTTTTCTGCGGGGAGATCAAAGAAAAGGCTCGATCGGGGCCATGAGAAATATTGAAATCATTGGGAACACTCTAAAAAATACGAAAGGCCAATTCCCTTCCTATATCGTTGCCGAGTTTGCCTTGATTGCCCCCAATGCGATTTGGGGGACCAATATCGACAGCGTCGTGGTGCGCAATAATACGCTCTTCGCCCGCCCGGGAACGCCGACCTATCTCTTTCCGGAAGGCTATATGAGCGTGGTTCAATACCAAGCAGGTGGGGCTGGGTTTTCGCCAGATAGCGCGGCCCCTGCGATCGCGGGCATGGTCTTCCAGGGCAACAATTGCAACAAGTGCCCGGTCGCCTACACACTTAGCACGGGCGATAGCGGCACGATCATCTGGGGTGCCATCGCCGGCGATGCCGCAAGCGCGCCGCGTCAATTTCTTCTCGACAAGAAGATAGCGAATACGGCCAAGGAAGCGTCCGTGGGGACAGTCGTTGGCGGTGATTAGATCAACGCGTGGGTAAGTCTATTCGAGGCGGACCATCACGCTATCCGTTGCACCTTGGGCATCCATGACCGAAACGCGCACGAAGCCCGCCCCATCTGGAGTCCAGCTCGTTTGACGGCGAAGGTCCGGGTTTCCCACCGGCGCACCGTTGATGATCCATGTCAGCGGCAGAACGCCTCCTTCCGCTTTCAAGGCGAGTCGTGCGTTAGGCTCGGGCGGTTGCGCGGCATGATCATGCAAGCCGAGATCGACTCGCGCTCCATCTGGCGGGAAGGCGATCTTCACGCGCGCGGCTGACGCGGCGGCAAGAGCCCTGGGCGCATCCTTGCGCAGACGCCGCAGGGGTGGGGGAAGCGTAGAGGTGCGGCCGGACAGGGTATCGGGCGGCGGGGCGGGAAATTCGTGCTCGGCGCCAAGCCTCGTGAACGCATCGAACAGGACCGGGGCGGCGGCCTGCCGCCCGACCAGCCCGAAGACCGCGCCGTTATCCGGCCGCCCTAGCCAGACGGCAATCGTATGCGCCTTGTCGAAACCGATGGCGAAAGCGTCGCGATATCCATAGGAGGTCCCGGTTTTGAAGGCGATGCGCCCATAAGGTGCGTTGAGCGGCGGCGGCGCGCCGCGCAGAATATCGGCGACATACCAGCTCGCGACTGGCCCGGTCAGGTGGCGTGTTTCGGCATCCGCGGTCGCCTTGTCCCGCGCGATTTCAGTCAGGGTGGGAACATTTCCACCGCGTGCCAGACCTGTATAAAGCGCTGCGAGATCGCGAAGGGTGATTCCAAGACCGCCTAGAGCGGTCGCAAGCCCTGGGGCGGAGTCATCGGGCAGCCTGATTTGCGCGCCGGCGTTGCGGAGACGCGCGATGAAATGGGCCGGGCCGATCTCGGCGAGCAATTCGACCGCAGGCAGATTCAAGGACAATTGGAGTGCGTGCCGGGCGGTCACCGTGCCCTGAAAATTGTGATCGAAATTTTCCGGCGCATAGATTCCATAGCGGGTCGGCCGATCGTCCAAAATGGTTTCGGGGTGGGCGATCCCATTTTCAAAGGCGAAGGCATAAATCAAAGGTTTCAATGCGGAGCCGGGAGAGCGGATGGCCTCTGTCATATCGATCGACCCGGCACGGTCTTGCGAAAAATAATCCGCGGTGCCGACATGAGCCCGAATCTCACCGTTTGCATTGTCAACGACCAGGATCGCGCAAGACAGGGTCGGCCCCAGCGCCGCCGCCGCCGTATGCGCCAAATCCTCAAGCGAGGCTTGGAGTTTGGCATCGAAGGTCAGGCGGTGGACAGGCTGCTGCGGGGCGCGCCGGATGGCCGCCTCGCTGGCATGGGCGGCAAGCATCGGAAACGCCCGCCGACTGGCTGGGACCGTTTCCCGCTTGCCATCGTCACGTTCGGCGGCATTGATCACGCCGCGCGCGAAAGCCCGTTCGAGCACGGTGTCGCGGGCATGACGCGCGGCATCCCGATAACGATCCGGCCGCCGGGTTTCCGGCGATTGCGGCAAAGCCACCAGAAGTGCCGCCTCGGCGACCGACAGCCGCTTGGGCTCATGGCCGAAATAGGCGAGACTCGCCGCTCTCAGACCTTCAATATTGCCGCCATAAGGCGCGAGGACGAGGTAGAGATTTAACACTTCTGTCTTGCTTGTCGTGTGTTCGATCTCGATGGCGCGCAGCATTTGCGCGAGCTTCGCGGAAACGGATTTTTCTCCGCGTGGTTCCAAGAGCTTGGCGACTTGCATGGTCAGCGTCGAGCCGCCGGAAACGATATGGCCTTGTTTTGCCCACTGCAGAGCCGCGCGGCCGAGGCTCAAGAAATCGACGCCGTGATGGGTGCCGAAGCGCTGGTCCTCATACGCGATCAGCATCGCTATAAAGCGGGGATCGACATCAGTGGTTTGGACAGAAAGCCGCCAACGCCCATCTTGGGTCGTGAAGGCGCGCAACAGCTGACCATTGCGGTCGACCACGACGGGTGAAGCTTTCCGCGCCATATCGAGGTCGAGGGGCCCAAGGGATCGGTGGATAAGGGCAAGAGATGTGACGACGCCAAGCAGCGCCAATACAGGGACGAGCGCGGCAATCTTACCAAAATGTTTCCCGTGAAACATTTTCATTTTGGTGCGGTGATGTTGGTGGTTCCAAAAGCTGTACGACCAAATCGTTCCGGGCGGTACATGTCCTCGATGGTTGCGGGCGGAAGAACGTAATGCCCGGGAGTGACCGCGCGTACGATATAGGCAATGGAGAAGGTCGCCTTGTCCTGTCCATTCCGATCGAAGGCGGCGACAAAACGATCATCGCGATATTCGGTGTGCACCGGCTCGACGGTTTTCTTAAGCCAGGACAGGGCCTCAACCGAGCCGCCCTCAAACAGGTCCGGATTGTCGATTTCGAGCCCAGCCGGCAAATGATCGACCAACAGCAGCCGGGCGAACGCCGCTTCGCTTTCAGTGACCGTCAAAGCGACGACAAAGCGGTCGTTCTGCTTGATCGCCGCGTTTGGCGGGATCAGAGTTCCCTCCAGCGAATAATAGGCGCGTTCGATCCG encodes:
- the pbpC gene encoding penicillin-binding protein 1C, which translates into the protein MKMFHGKHFGKIAALVPVLALLGVVTSLALIHRSLGPLDLDMARKASPVVVDRNGQLLRAFTTQDGRWRLSVQTTDVDPRFIAMLIAYEDQRFGTHHGVDFLSLGRAALQWAKQGHIVSGGSTLTMQVAKLLEPRGEKSVSAKLAQMLRAIEIEHTTSKTEVLNLYLVLAPYGGNIEGLRAASLAYFGHEPKRLSVAEAALLVALPQSPETRRPDRYRDAARHARDTVLERAFARGVINAAERDDGKRETVPASRRAFPMLAAHASEAAIRRAPQQPVHRLTFDAKLQASLEDLAHTAAAALGPTLSCAILVVDNANGEIRAHVGTADYFSQDRAGSIDMTEAIRSPGSALKPLIYAFAFENGIAHPETILDDRPTRYGIYAPENFDHNFQGTVTARHALQLSLNLPAVELLAEIGPAHFIARLRNAGAQIRLPDDSAPGLATALGGLGITLRDLAALYTGLARGGNVPTLTEIARDKATADAETRHLTGPVASWYVADILRGAPPPLNAPYGRIAFKTGTSYGYRDAFAIGFDKAHTIAVWLGRPDNGAVFGLVGRQAAAPVLFDAFTRLGAEHEFPAPPPDTLSGRTSTLPPPLRRLRKDAPRALAAASAARVKIAFPPDGARVDLGLHDHAAQPPEPNARLALKAEGGVLPLTWIINGAPVGNPDLRRQTSWTPDGAGFVRVSVMDAQGATDSVMVRLE